CTCTGCCGACGAAGCATTTACATGGATATTCATTGCCGGGATGTTCGAAGAGCTGGTATACAGGGGATTCGTCTTCGGACAGCTCTTCAGGTACGCCCGCTGGGGGTTTCTGCCCGCGGCACTACTGGCGGCACTGGCATTCGGATCGTTGCATCTCTACCAAGGGCACGACCCGGTATCGGCACTGACGGCCTTCGGGGTTACGGCACTGGGCAGCATTTTTTTCAGCTGGCTCTATGTCGAATGGAACTACAACCTCTGGAGCGTAATCTGGCTGCACACTCTGATGAACCTACCCTGGATAGTGTTCCGCGTAAGTACGAGCGGCGCCGTCGGCGACATAGGGGCCAACGCGTTGCGGCTCTGCACCATAATTCTGGCAATCGGCCTGACTGTTGCATACAAGAGGAAACAGGGACTACCCTACCGAATACAGATCAATACATTAATTACCAATAAGATACAAGATGCGTAAAATCTACATCGCCCTACTCATAGCCATCGTGTGCGGCGGCTGCACATCTCGCCGCCAGACGGACGGCGAGCCGCTGTACGTCTCGATCCTGCCGCTCCGGAGCCTCGTACAGGGAATCGTCGGCGACGATTTCGACATCGAGGTACTCGTACCGCCGGGAGCGAGCCCCGAAACCTTCGAGCCGACACCCCGACAGTTCGTCGGCCTGAACAAAGCCCGCATGGTCTTCAATGTCGGGCTTATCGACTTCGAAAACACGCTGTTGGCAAAGGTCGAAGACCAGGAGAAGGTCGTCAACCTCAGCCGCGGCATCGAACTGATCGCCGGTACCTGCTCGCACGGGAGCCACGGCCATACGCATACGCACGGCATCGACCCGCATGTCTGGACATCGCCCCGGGCACTGCAGAAGATGGCGGAAAACGCCTATGAGGCGATCCGGAAAGCCTATCCCGACTCGGTAAAGTACGAAACGAATTACAGGCTGCTGCAACAGGAACTGAAGGCACTGGACGAACGGACGGCGGCACGGATCGCCGCAAGCGACGTGGAATATTTCATCATCTACCACCCCGCCCTCACCTACTACGCCCGGGACTACGGGTTGCGGCAGATTGCCATCGAAGCCGACGGGAAGGAACCGTCGGCAAAACAACTGACGCAGATCATCCGGCAGGCACGCGAAGACGGCGTGCGGCGCATCCTCTACCAAAGCCAGTTCCCGGCATCGGCCGTGGAGGTCATTGCCCGCGACATCGACGCCCAGTATGTGGAGGTAGACCCGCTGCGTGAGGACGTGATCGCAAACATCGAGGAGATAACCGGCATAATCACACAGAGATGAACCTGGTGACATTACACCACGTCGGCGTAGCGTACGACGGGTACGAGGCGCTGAAAAATGTCGACCTCACGATCGCACAGGATGATTTCCTGGGAATAATAGGCCCCAACGGAGGCGGGAAAACGACCCTCGTGAAAGCGATCCTCGGCACGGTACCCCACACCGGCGAGGTCGTGCTCGCCCCGGAGTTGTTCCGCGGCAAGGAGCGGCTGATCGGATATATGCCCCAGATCAGCAATTTCGACCGGACATTCCCGATCTCGGTGCTGGAGGTGGTATTGTCGGGGCTGCAAGGACACCGGGGCTTCGTTTCCCGGTACACGAAGGAAGACCGGGCGAAAGCCCTCGGGCTGCTCGAAACATCGGGGATCGGGGAGACGGCACGCAGCCCCATCGGCGAGGTTTCGGGCGGGCAGATGCAGCGGGCGCTGCTGTGCAGGGCGGTGATTTCAGACCCGAAGCTGCTGATACTGGACGAGCCTGCGAATTTCGTGGACAACAAATTCGAAAACGAGCTTTACCGGACGCTGCGCGAACTGAACGGCCGGATGGCGATCGTCATGGTATCGCACGACATCGGCACGATCACCAGCGTGGTGAAGGAGATCGTCTGCGTGAACCGCCGCGTGCACCGCCACCATTCGAACGTCATCACCGAGGAGCAGCTGCGCAATTACGACTGCCCTATTCAGATCGTATCCCACGGGCATATCCCGCACACCGTGCTGGAGCACCATCCGGGCGACTGCTGCTGCGACCACGACTGATCCGGGGCGGGACAGCGCACACGCCTGCCTGCGGCTGGGGCGCGATGCCGGCAAGGCCGCCTGACCGGCTCCGCCAGCCGCCGCCCAAATGTACCCGCCGCAGACCGGTTACACGGTCTTCGCATTCCCGGGCAGGGTGATGAATTTCGTCAGGAAAGCCCCGAAAAGGTAAAGTCCGGCCAAAATCCACACGACGCCCTCGCCGCCGACCAGCCGGTAGAACACCCCGACGATGGCGGGGCCGACGAAAACCGGAAGCCCCGCACCGAGGTTCAGCACGGAAACGGCTGCCCCCTTATCCTTTTTGACAAGCGAGGGCATCAGGGCCGACAGCGGGACATATCCGGCAAGCAGGGCGCCCCAGAGCACGCCGGCAGCCATCACCACCCAGAAATTGCCCGCCGAAAACTGCGGCGAATAATAGAACAGCAGCGTGGTGATGCCGCAGCCCACGCCGCCGAACCAGATAATGGTGTTGCGCCACCCCACTTTGTCGCCGACGAAGCCGAAAATGAGATTGAAGACGATGTTGGCCGTGAAAAT
This Alistipes onderdonkii DNA region includes the following protein-coding sequences:
- a CDS encoding CPBP family intramembrane glutamic endopeptidase, whose protein sequence is MAGNDCCIKRSAIILGAFMLFFALWYFNIAVRPFEDSIGSSRTLHYILNYLLAGLIPTGALFLLHARRDIASSMGLSHGFGTGLLFAVTATLPMITGYAVIGEFDRELSADEAFTWIFIAGMFEELVYRGFVFGQLFRYARWGFLPAALLAALAFGSLHLYQGHDPVSALTAFGVTALGSIFFSWLYVEWNYNLWSVIWLHTLMNLPWIVFRVSTSGAVGDIGANALRLCTIILAIGLTVAYKRKQGLPYRIQINTLITNKIQDA
- a CDS encoding metal ABC transporter solute-binding protein, Zn/Mn family, translated to MRKIYIALLIAIVCGGCTSRRQTDGEPLYVSILPLRSLVQGIVGDDFDIEVLVPPGASPETFEPTPRQFVGLNKARMVFNVGLIDFENTLLAKVEDQEKVVNLSRGIELIAGTCSHGSHGHTHTHGIDPHVWTSPRALQKMAENAYEAIRKAYPDSVKYETNYRLLQQELKALDERTAARIAASDVEYFIIYHPALTYYARDYGLRQIAIEADGKEPSAKQLTQIIRQAREDGVRRILYQSQFPASAVEVIARDIDAQYVEVDPLREDVIANIEEITGIITQR
- a CDS encoding metal ABC transporter ATP-binding protein; translated protein: MNLVTLHHVGVAYDGYEALKNVDLTIAQDDFLGIIGPNGGGKTTLVKAILGTVPHTGEVVLAPELFRGKERLIGYMPQISNFDRTFPISVLEVVLSGLQGHRGFVSRYTKEDRAKALGLLETSGIGETARSPIGEVSGGQMQRALLCRAVISDPKLLILDEPANFVDNKFENELYRTLRELNGRMAIVMVSHDIGTITSVVKEIVCVNRRVHRHHSNVITEEQLRNYDCPIQIVSHGHIPHTVLEHHPGDCCCDHD